A stretch of Natronococcus sp. CG52 DNA encodes these proteins:
- a CDS encoding tyrosine-type recombinase/integrase translates to MPESIAPDEAIDLYLKDRKAEVTKSTYRNHKYHLKRFLEWCDEYEFDDMSEMTGRRIYEYKVYRRDEGDVNSVTLSNQLSTFRVFLRFCEKLDFVEKGTAESVMMPDIDPGENARDIAIDSETADEILDYLTKFEYATLRHALFYVLWHTGMRTGSVHSLDLDDYHPDEQYLEVRHRPEQGTRLKNKQSGEREVNLKAEVCEVLDDYIQMKRCEVEDDHGREPLFSTKSGRVYKSQIQKHIYTLTRPCHYTGECPHDRDLEECEASTFDHASKCPSSVSPHPIRRSAITAHLNADVPKEITADRVNVSVEVLDKHYDARSETEKRELRKGYLENI, encoded by the coding sequence ATGCCCGAATCAATCGCGCCAGATGAAGCGATCGACCTCTACCTGAAAGATCGCAAGGCCGAGGTCACCAAGTCGACGTACAGAAACCACAAGTACCATCTCAAGCGCTTCCTCGAGTGGTGCGACGAGTACGAGTTCGACGATATGAGCGAGATGACCGGGAGGCGTATCTACGAGTACAAGGTCTACCGTCGAGACGAGGGAGACGTCAATTCAGTCACGCTCTCGAACCAACTCAGCACCTTTCGAGTCTTCTTACGCTTCTGTGAGAAGCTCGATTTCGTCGAGAAGGGGACAGCGGAGAGCGTGATGATGCCGGACATCGACCCCGGTGAGAACGCCCGAGACATCGCTATCGACTCGGAGACGGCCGATGAGATACTCGACTACCTGACGAAGTTTGAATACGCGACGCTCCGCCATGCCCTATTCTACGTGCTCTGGCACACTGGCATGCGTACTGGGAGCGTTCACTCGCTCGATCTCGACGACTACCATCCCGATGAGCAATATCTCGAGGTTCGCCATCGCCCGGAGCAGGGCACTCGACTCAAGAACAAGCAGAGCGGCGAGCGCGAGGTCAATCTGAAAGCGGAAGTCTGCGAAGTACTCGACGACTATATTCAGATGAAACGCTGCGAGGTCGAAGACGACCATGGACGCGAGCCGCTATTCTCGACCAAAAGTGGTCGCGTCTACAAGTCCCAGATCCAGAAGCACATCTATACTCTGACTCGACCCTGCCACTATACGGGCGAGTGTCCCCATGATCGAGATCTCGAGGAGTGTGAAGCGAGTACATTCGACCACGCAAGCAAGTGCCCTTCGAGCGTCAGTCCCCATCCGATTCGACGGAGCGCGATCACTGCTCATCTGAACGCAGACGTCCCCAAGGAGATCACCGCTGACCGGGTCAATGTCAGCGTCGAGGTCTTGGACAAACACTATGACGCCCGTTCAGAGACAGAGAAGCGGGAACTTCGGAAGGGGTACTTGGAGAACATCTGA
- a CDS encoding response regulator translates to MGTSDEQIDDMIDILLIEPNPGDSRLFTENFNDAKLLNTIHTVSDAESALDFLYQRNDHSDKPRPDIVLLEPQLPGKNGMDVLSELKNESALSEIPVIVLTSSEVGEDIIQSYGIDADSYIQKPVEPDEFVEFVQSIEDFWFAIVQKSP, encoded by the coding sequence ATGGGGACGTCAGATGAACAAATTGACGACATGATTGACATTTTGCTGATCGAACCGAATCCCGGAGACAGCCGCCTCTTCACGGAGAATTTCAACGACGCAAAACTTCTGAATACAATTCACACCGTCTCCGACGCGGAATCGGCTCTCGATTTCCTGTATCAACGGAACGACCACTCGGACAAACCTCGTCCCGATATCGTCTTACTCGAGCCTCAGTTGCCTGGAAAAAATGGTATGGACGTATTATCGGAACTGAAAAACGAATCGGCTCTGAGTGAAATCCCGGTCATCGTGCTCACGAGTTCGGAGGTGGGAGAAGATATCATCCAGTCGTACGGGATCGATGCCGATTCCTATATTCAGAAACCGGTCGAGCCCGACGAGTTCGTTGAGTTCGTCCAGTCTATCGAGGACTTCTGGTTCGCTATCGTTCAGAAGTCACCGTAG